The Columba livia isolate bColLiv1 breed racing homer chromosome 21, bColLiv1.pat.W.v2, whole genome shotgun sequence genome has a segment encoding these proteins:
- the CELA3B gene encoding chymotrypsin-like elastase family member 3B: MVGAGCPFPGLPLGTPDTGGDLRPAATPGHPDRAGSTMLGLLLLLVAGGSRAALVPNQRVVNGEDAAPYSWPWQISLQYERDGTFRHTCGGSLIAPHWVLTAAHCISSSRTYEVVLGEYDMSAGEGTEQRIPVAPANIFVHPKWRSSCLSCGNDIALLKLQHPAVLSAEVQVVQLPPPDTVLPDGYPCYLSGWGRLSTGGPLPDRLQQALMPVVSHERCTQSDWWGSLTIRQTMVCAGGAEKAGCNGDSGGPLNCQGAEGQWEVHGIASFVSSLGCDTPKKPTVFTRVSAFEDWIAEIISQN, from the exons atg GTGGGTGCCGGGTGCCCGTTCCCAGGGCTGCCCTTGGGCACCCCCGATACCGGGGGGGATTTAAGGCCGGCGGCCACCCCCGGACACCCTGACCGAGCCGGGAGCACAATGCTGggcctcctcctgctgctggtggctggcG GCAGCCGCGCCGCGCTGGTGCCGAACCAGCGGGTGGTCAACGGGGAGGATGCTGCACCCTATAGCTGGCCCTGGCAG ATCTCGCTGCAGTACGAGCGGGACGGAACCTTCCGGCACACCTGCGGGGGGAGCCTCATCGCGCCCCACTGGGTGCTGACGGCCGCGCACTGCATCTC GTCCTCGCGCACCTACGAGGTGGTGCTGGGCGAGTACGACATGAGTGCTGGGGAGGGCACCGAGCAGCGCATCCCCGTGGCCCCCGCCAACATCTTTGTCCACCCCAAATGGCGAAGCTCCTGCCTGTCTTGCGG TAACGACATCGCGCTGCTGAAGCTGCAGCACCCGGCGGTGCTGAGTGCTGAGGTGCAGGTGGTGCAGCTGCCCCCCCCGGACACCGTCCTGCCCGACGGGTACCCCTGTTACCTGAGCGGCTGGGGACGGCTGAGCA CGGGGGGGCCGCTGCCCGATCGGCTGCAGCAGGCGCTGATGCCTGTGGTGTCCCACGAGCGCTGCACCCAATCCGACTGGTGGGGCTCCCTCACCATCCGCCAAACCATGGTCTGTGCCGGCGGCGCCGAGAAGGCAGGCTGCAAC GGCGACTCGGGGGGTCCCCTGAACTGCCAGGGGGCTGAGGGGCAATGGGAGGTACACGGCATCGCCAGCTTCGTCTCGTCACTGGGCTGCGACACCCCCAAGAAACCAACCGTCTTCACCCGCGTCTCTGCCTTCGAGGACTGGATCGCCgag ATCATAAGCCAGAACTGA
- the TMEM269 gene encoding transmembrane protein 269 isoform X1 has translation MWMVSPPVGVFQPPQKLFLSAGRGRALEFIRKNAANGLSVANLVAGLSSVLCSLNRQYQYSCWLLLVGFLLDLADGAVARQLDACSALGAKLDDFADFTTFGLATALLLQPRGVLDGLLAVAYALAVFARLCFFSSGIPFTYRGLPCPYASSLLAGTFLLTGGDVTVLRVTAAVMGVFMLDRGSYPHDKVLESQLWKKVVYAGGVVTVLFSPAAVASVYCVAWSTSYIVFPFAVWSCKSPSSPSPNAQ, from the exons ATGTGGATGGTGTCCCCGCCGGTCG GTGTTTTCCAGCCCCCGCAGAAGCTGTTCCTGAGcgcgggccggggccgggcgctGGAGTTCATCCGGAAGAATGCGGCCAACGGGCTCTCGGTGGCCAACCTGGTAGCCGGTTTGTCCTCCGTCCTCTGCAGCCTCAACAG GCAATACCAGTACTCGTGCTGGTTGCTGCTGGTGGGGTTCCTGCTGGATCTGGCCGACGGAGCCGTGGCCCGGCAGCTCGACGCCTGCTCGGCGCTGG GTGCGAAACTAGACGATTTTGCCGATTTTACCACTTTCGGCTTGGCCAccgcgctgctgctgcagccgcgCGGCGTCCTGGACGGGCTGCTGGCCGTCGCCTACGCGCTGGCCGTGTTCGCGCGCctctgcttcttctccagcG GGATCCCCTTCACCTACCGCGGGCTGCCCTGTCCCTACGCGTCCTCGCTGCTGGCGGGGACCTTCCTGCTGACGGGGGGGGACGTCACCGTGCTGCGCGTCACCGCCGCCGTCATGGGCGTCTTCATGCTGGACCGCGGCTCCTACCCCCACGACAAGGTGCTGGAGTCGCAGCTCTGGAAAAAAGTGGTTTACGCTGGAG GGGTGGTGACCGTGCTCTTCTCGCCGGCGGCGGTGGCTTCGGTTTACTGCGTCGCGTGGTCGACGTCCTACATCGTCTTCCCCTTCGCCGTCTGGAGCTGCAAATCCCCCTCCTCGCCGTCACCTAACGCCCAATAA
- the TMEM269 gene encoding transmembrane protein 269 isoform X2, which yields MWMVSPPVDEGSPQLWDRGTGVFQPPQKLFLSAGRGRALEFIRKNAANGLSVANLVAGLSSVLCSLNRQYQYSCWLLLVGFLLDLADGAVARQLDACSALGAKLDDFADFTTFGLATALLLQPRGVLDGLLAVAYALAVFARLCFFSSGIPFTYRGLPCPYASSLLAGTFLLTGGDVTVLRVTAAVMGVFMLDRGSYPHDKVLESQLWKKVVYAGGVVTVLFSPAAVASVYCVAWSTSYIVFPFAVWSCKSPSSPSPNAQ from the exons ATGTGGATGGTGTCCCCGCCGGTCG ATGAAGGATCTCCCCAGCTTTGGGACCGCGGCACAG GTGTTTTCCAGCCCCCGCAGAAGCTGTTCCTGAGcgcgggccggggccgggcgctGGAGTTCATCCGGAAGAATGCGGCCAACGGGCTCTCGGTGGCCAACCTGGTAGCCGGTTTGTCCTCCGTCCTCTGCAGCCTCAACAG GCAATACCAGTACTCGTGCTGGTTGCTGCTGGTGGGGTTCCTGCTGGATCTGGCCGACGGAGCCGTGGCCCGGCAGCTCGACGCCTGCTCGGCGCTGG GTGCGAAACTAGACGATTTTGCCGATTTTACCACTTTCGGCTTGGCCAccgcgctgctgctgcagccgcgCGGCGTCCTGGACGGGCTGCTGGCCGTCGCCTACGCGCTGGCCGTGTTCGCGCGCctctgcttcttctccagcG GGATCCCCTTCACCTACCGCGGGCTGCCCTGTCCCTACGCGTCCTCGCTGCTGGCGGGGACCTTCCTGCTGACGGGGGGGGACGTCACCGTGCTGCGCGTCACCGCCGCCGTCATGGGCGTCTTCATGCTGGACCGCGGCTCCTACCCCCACGACAAGGTGCTGGAGTCGCAGCTCTGGAAAAAAGTGGTTTACGCTGGAG GGGTGGTGACCGTGCTCTTCTCGCCGGCGGCGGTGGCTTCGGTTTACTGCGTCGCGTGGTCGACGTCCTACATCGTCTTCCCCTTCGCCGTCTGGAGCTGCAAATCCCCCTCCTCGCCGTCACCTAACGCCCAATAA
- the SVBP gene encoding small vasohibin-binding protein → MRNTGGEGAVARPGGGAPPPSCPERGPAAMEPSGGARRERPKPREPAARLEKAKQKSAQQELKQRQRAEIYALNRVMTELEQQQFDSFCKQMQASGE, encoded by the exons ATGCGTAATACCGGCGGTGAGGGCGCGGTCGCGCGCCCAGGGGGCGGGGCTCCGCCGCCATCTTGCCCCGAGCGCGGCCCCGCCG CCATGGAGCCCAGCGGGGGGGCGCGCAGGGAGCGCCCGAAGCCGCGGGAGCCGGCGGCGCGGCTGGAGAAAGCCAAGCAGAAATCGGcccagcaggagctgaagcagCGACAGCGGGCGGAG ATTTACGCCCTGAACCGCGTGATGacggagctggagcagcagcagttcgACTCCTTCTGCAAGCAGATGCAGGCGTCCGGCGAGTGA
- the TRIM62 gene encoding E3 ubiquitin-protein ligase TRIM62 isoform X2, with protein MAGWGLRDEWTDRRTDPGQAGPPQPRAMACSLKDELLCSICLSIYQDPVSFGCEHYFCRRCITEHWVRQEPQGTRDCPECRRTFTEPTLAPSLKLANIVERYSAFPLDAILGAQRSPFPCKDHEKVKLFCLTDRAVVCFFCDEPAMHEQHQVTNVDDAFEELQRELREQLQGLQESERGHTEALQLLKRQLAETKSSAKSLRVTIGEAFERLHRLLRERQKAMLEELEADTARTLTDIEQKIQRYSQQLRKVQEGSQILQERLAEADKHIFLAGVASLSERLKGKIHETNLTYEDFPTSKYMGPLQFTIWKSLFQDIHPVPAALTLDPGTAHHRLILSDDCTIVAYGNLHPQPLQDSPKRFDVEVSVLGAQAFGGGVHYWEVVVSEKTQWMIGLAHEAVTRKGSIQIQPSRGFYCIVMHDGNQYSACTEPWTRLNVKGKLEKVGVFLDYDKGLLIFYNADDMSWLYTFRERFPGKLCSYFSPGQSHANGKNVQPLRINTVRI; from the exons ATGGCTGGATGGGGCCTGAGGGACGAATGGACGGACAGAAGAACGGACCCAGGGCAGGCTGG acccccccagccccgtgcCATGGCCTGCAGCCTGAAGGACgagctgctctgctccatcTGCCTGAGTATCTACCAGGACCCGGTGAGCTTCGGCTGCGAGCATTACTTCTGCCGCCGTTGCATCACTGAGCACTGGGTGCGCCAGGAGCCCCAGGGCACCCGCGACTGCCCTGAGTGTCGCCGAACCTTCACCGAGCCCACGCTGGCCCCCAGCCTCAAACTGGCCAACATCGTGGAGCGGTACAGCGCCTTCCCCCTGGACGCCATCCTGGGCGCCCAGCGCAGCCCCTTCCCCTGCAAAGACCACGAGAAGGTCAAGCTGTTCTGCCTCACCGACCGTGCCGTCGTCTGCTTCTTCTGCGACGAGCCTGCCATGCATGAGCAGCACCAGGTCACCAACGTGGATGATGCCTTtgaggagctgcag cGCGAGCTGAGGGAGCAgctccaggggctgcaggagagcGAGCGCGGCCACACTGaagccctgcagctcctcaaACGGCAGCTGGCTGAGACCAAG TCCTCAGCCAAGAGCCTGCGGGTGACCATCGGGGAGGCTTTCGAGCGGCTGCACCGGCTGCTGCGGGAGCGGCAGAAGGCcatgctggaggagctggaggccGACACGGCGCGGACGCTGACGGACATCGAGCAGAAGATCCAGCGCTACAGCCAGCAGCTGCGTAAGgtgcaggagggcagccagATCCTGCAGGAACGCCTGGCCGAGGCCGACAAACACATCTTCTTGGCCGGCGTGGCATCCCTTTCCGAGAG GCTGAAGGGGAAGATCCATGAGACCAACCTGACCTACGAGGATTTCCCCACCTCCAAGTACATGGGGCCGCTGCAGTTCACCATCTGGAAATCCCTGTTCCAGGACATCCACCCCG tgccagcagccctgacGCTGGACCCCGGCACTGCCCACCACCGCCTGATCCTCTCCGACGACTGCACCATCGTGGCGTACGGcaacctgcacccccaaccaCTGCAGGACTCCCCCAAACGCTTCGACGTGGAGGTGTCGGTGCTGGGAGCGCAGGCGTTTGGCGGCGGGGTGCACTACTGGGAGGTGGTGGTTTCCGAGAAGACCCAGTGGATGATCGGTTTGGCCCATGAAGCTGTCACCCGCAAGGGCAGCATCCAAATCCAGCCCAGCCGGGGCTTCTACTGCATCGTCATGCACGACGGCAACCAGTACAGCGCCTGCACCGAGCCCTGGACGCGGCTCAATGTCAAGGGCAAGCTGGAGAAGGTGGGGGTGTTCCTGGACTACGACAAGGGGCTCCTCATCTTCTACAACGCTGACGACATGTCCTGGCTCTACACCTTCCGCGAGCGCTTCCCCGGCAAGCTCTGCTCCTACTTCAGCCCCGGGCAGAGCCACGCCAACGGCAAGAACGTGCAGCCGCTGCGCATCAACACCGTGCGCATCTGA
- the TRIM62 gene encoding E3 ubiquitin-protein ligase TRIM62 isoform X3 codes for MACSLKDELLCSICLSIYQDPVSFGCEHYFCRRCITEHWVRQEPQGTRDCPECRRTFTEPTLAPSLKLANIVERYSAFPLDAILGAQRSPFPCKDHEKVKLFCLTDRAVVCFFCDEPAMHEQHQVTNVDDAFEELQRELREQLQGLQESERGHTEALQLLKRQLAETKSSAKSLRVTIGEAFERLHRLLRERQKAMLEELEADTARTLTDIEQKIQRYSQQLRKVQEGSQILQERLAEADKHIFLAGVASLSERLKGKIHETNLTYEDFPTSKYMGPLQFTIWKSLFQDIHPVPAALTLDPGTAHHRLILSDDCTIVAYGNLHPQPLQDSPKRFDVEVSVLGAQAFGGGVHYWEVVVSEKTQWMIGLAHEAVTRKGSIQIQPSRGFYCIVMHDGNQYSACTEPWTRLNVKGKLEKVGVFLDYDKGLLIFYNADDMSWLYTFRERFPGKLCSYFSPGQSHANGKNVQPLRINTVRI; via the exons ATGGCCTGCAGCCTGAAGGACgagctgctctgctccatcTGCCTGAGTATCTACCAGGACCCGGTGAGCTTCGGCTGCGAGCATTACTTCTGCCGCCGTTGCATCACTGAGCACTGGGTGCGCCAGGAGCCCCAGGGCACCCGCGACTGCCCTGAGTGTCGCCGAACCTTCACCGAGCCCACGCTGGCCCCCAGCCTCAAACTGGCCAACATCGTGGAGCGGTACAGCGCCTTCCCCCTGGACGCCATCCTGGGCGCCCAGCGCAGCCCCTTCCCCTGCAAAGACCACGAGAAGGTCAAGCTGTTCTGCCTCACCGACCGTGCCGTCGTCTGCTTCTTCTGCGACGAGCCTGCCATGCATGAGCAGCACCAGGTCACCAACGTGGATGATGCCTTtgaggagctgcag cGCGAGCTGAGGGAGCAgctccaggggctgcaggagagcGAGCGCGGCCACACTGaagccctgcagctcctcaaACGGCAGCTGGCTGAGACCAAG TCCTCAGCCAAGAGCCTGCGGGTGACCATCGGGGAGGCTTTCGAGCGGCTGCACCGGCTGCTGCGGGAGCGGCAGAAGGCcatgctggaggagctggaggccGACACGGCGCGGACGCTGACGGACATCGAGCAGAAGATCCAGCGCTACAGCCAGCAGCTGCGTAAGgtgcaggagggcagccagATCCTGCAGGAACGCCTGGCCGAGGCCGACAAACACATCTTCTTGGCCGGCGTGGCATCCCTTTCCGAGAG GCTGAAGGGGAAGATCCATGAGACCAACCTGACCTACGAGGATTTCCCCACCTCCAAGTACATGGGGCCGCTGCAGTTCACCATCTGGAAATCCCTGTTCCAGGACATCCACCCCG tgccagcagccctgacGCTGGACCCCGGCACTGCCCACCACCGCCTGATCCTCTCCGACGACTGCACCATCGTGGCGTACGGcaacctgcacccccaaccaCTGCAGGACTCCCCCAAACGCTTCGACGTGGAGGTGTCGGTGCTGGGAGCGCAGGCGTTTGGCGGCGGGGTGCACTACTGGGAGGTGGTGGTTTCCGAGAAGACCCAGTGGATGATCGGTTTGGCCCATGAAGCTGTCACCCGCAAGGGCAGCATCCAAATCCAGCCCAGCCGGGGCTTCTACTGCATCGTCATGCACGACGGCAACCAGTACAGCGCCTGCACCGAGCCCTGGACGCGGCTCAATGTCAAGGGCAAGCTGGAGAAGGTGGGGGTGTTCCTGGACTACGACAAGGGGCTCCTCATCTTCTACAACGCTGACGACATGTCCTGGCTCTACACCTTCCGCGAGCGCTTCCCCGGCAAGCTCTGCTCCTACTTCAGCCCCGGGCAGAGCCACGCCAACGGCAAGAACGTGCAGCCGCTGCGCATCAACACCGTGCGCATCTGA
- the TRIM62 gene encoding E3 ubiquitin-protein ligase TRIM62 isoform X1, translating into MGRGWYHCGYGGAGRKCRAAPPPPAPPPPARRGGARCEAEGSLPPPRAPGTGTGTAAAGPPQPRAMACSLKDELLCSICLSIYQDPVSFGCEHYFCRRCITEHWVRQEPQGTRDCPECRRTFTEPTLAPSLKLANIVERYSAFPLDAILGAQRSPFPCKDHEKVKLFCLTDRAVVCFFCDEPAMHEQHQVTNVDDAFEELQRELREQLQGLQESERGHTEALQLLKRQLAETKSSAKSLRVTIGEAFERLHRLLRERQKAMLEELEADTARTLTDIEQKIQRYSQQLRKVQEGSQILQERLAEADKHIFLAGVASLSERLKGKIHETNLTYEDFPTSKYMGPLQFTIWKSLFQDIHPVPAALTLDPGTAHHRLILSDDCTIVAYGNLHPQPLQDSPKRFDVEVSVLGAQAFGGGVHYWEVVVSEKTQWMIGLAHEAVTRKGSIQIQPSRGFYCIVMHDGNQYSACTEPWTRLNVKGKLEKVGVFLDYDKGLLIFYNADDMSWLYTFRERFPGKLCSYFSPGQSHANGKNVQPLRINTVRI; encoded by the exons ATGGGGCGGGGGTGGTACCACTGTGGCTACGGGGGGGCGGGCAGGAAGTGccgcgcggccccgccccctcctGCTCCGCCACCCCCCGCCCGTCGCGGCGGGGCGCGCTGTGAGGCGGAGGGATcgctcccccctccccgggcaCCGGGaaccggcaccggcaccgctGCGGCTGG acccccccagccccgtgcCATGGCCTGCAGCCTGAAGGACgagctgctctgctccatcTGCCTGAGTATCTACCAGGACCCGGTGAGCTTCGGCTGCGAGCATTACTTCTGCCGCCGTTGCATCACTGAGCACTGGGTGCGCCAGGAGCCCCAGGGCACCCGCGACTGCCCTGAGTGTCGCCGAACCTTCACCGAGCCCACGCTGGCCCCCAGCCTCAAACTGGCCAACATCGTGGAGCGGTACAGCGCCTTCCCCCTGGACGCCATCCTGGGCGCCCAGCGCAGCCCCTTCCCCTGCAAAGACCACGAGAAGGTCAAGCTGTTCTGCCTCACCGACCGTGCCGTCGTCTGCTTCTTCTGCGACGAGCCTGCCATGCATGAGCAGCACCAGGTCACCAACGTGGATGATGCCTTtgaggagctgcag cGCGAGCTGAGGGAGCAgctccaggggctgcaggagagcGAGCGCGGCCACACTGaagccctgcagctcctcaaACGGCAGCTGGCTGAGACCAAG TCCTCAGCCAAGAGCCTGCGGGTGACCATCGGGGAGGCTTTCGAGCGGCTGCACCGGCTGCTGCGGGAGCGGCAGAAGGCcatgctggaggagctggaggccGACACGGCGCGGACGCTGACGGACATCGAGCAGAAGATCCAGCGCTACAGCCAGCAGCTGCGTAAGgtgcaggagggcagccagATCCTGCAGGAACGCCTGGCCGAGGCCGACAAACACATCTTCTTGGCCGGCGTGGCATCCCTTTCCGAGAG GCTGAAGGGGAAGATCCATGAGACCAACCTGACCTACGAGGATTTCCCCACCTCCAAGTACATGGGGCCGCTGCAGTTCACCATCTGGAAATCCCTGTTCCAGGACATCCACCCCG tgccagcagccctgacGCTGGACCCCGGCACTGCCCACCACCGCCTGATCCTCTCCGACGACTGCACCATCGTGGCGTACGGcaacctgcacccccaaccaCTGCAGGACTCCCCCAAACGCTTCGACGTGGAGGTGTCGGTGCTGGGAGCGCAGGCGTTTGGCGGCGGGGTGCACTACTGGGAGGTGGTGGTTTCCGAGAAGACCCAGTGGATGATCGGTTTGGCCCATGAAGCTGTCACCCGCAAGGGCAGCATCCAAATCCAGCCCAGCCGGGGCTTCTACTGCATCGTCATGCACGACGGCAACCAGTACAGCGCCTGCACCGAGCCCTGGACGCGGCTCAATGTCAAGGGCAAGCTGGAGAAGGTGGGGGTGTTCCTGGACTACGACAAGGGGCTCCTCATCTTCTACAACGCTGACGACATGTCCTGGCTCTACACCTTCCGCGAGCGCTTCCCCGGCAAGCTCTGCTCCTACTTCAGCCCCGGGCAGAGCCACGCCAACGGCAAGAACGTGCAGCCGCTGCGCATCAACACCGTGCGCATCTGA